In the Silene latifolia isolate original U9 population chromosome 1, ASM4854445v1, whole genome shotgun sequence genome, ATTCAAGATTAGAGAAACTCACTGAGGGCAATTCCAGTCGCCTTTTTTGAGTTCAATGTGGACACTTTCTTTCTTCTTAGGAACATCCTCCACACAATTTCGGCACTGGGTATTTCTGGCATAATTTAAGTATTTACATCTGCAAGCCAAACAAATGGACTATCAAAGTGAATCAAACAGGAGAAttaaagaactccaaagcaagaTCAAGCAGAAGGGTAGCCTCTTGTAGCATTGCAAAAATGTCTAAAATACAAAGTACGACGTACTTGTTTAGTTAGCACCTACAGAAACTGAAACCCCGAAGAACTTAATATATCATAAGTGAAATAAGAGATTCATGGGAGATGCCCCAAAATTGTTTGACATAAGGATGTTATGTATAGAATATGGATTATCAACTTATCAGACATCTAGCTAACTTATCACAGTCAAGAATTTTCATTAGGATCAGCACAACTGAAGAATCTCAAGATTAGATTAAAGTTAAAACTAAGAGCAAGAGTAACAGACCCGTCTCATGTCTAGTTACTGCTCTTTCTAACAATTTCTTTGGCATCACCAAATTTATCCCAAACCCTATTCTCTTGACATTTCTTTACTATCAAAAGGAGTCCGTTAGTTAAGAATTTTATATACTTTTGCAGATGTCCAACAAAATATGCCTAAAAGTCTCTTAACACAATCTGTGCTGGCATCACAGACTTACATAAAAGTTCAATTGTAATGGCCAATTTATGAGGATTTATTAAACTTACTTGGGACAAACCCAATCCTGTTTCCGTGTTGCGATGGCTTGAGACACCACAGTAGCAGTCGAATTTACAATTTTTTCCTTCTTATAAGGGATCTCCTCAGTGACTGGACTTTTAGGCGCTTCACTCAAGTCCATTAACATGCTCAGTAATCTTCTGACAGATGATTCAGCCTGCTCATTACTGGTAGTTCTAACGGCCTCAGATATAACCATTGGGTTTAGAGCATACAACAATAAGAGACGCATGATATCCACAGTTCCGACGAGAGAAGAGTCATTCGGCTTTAAGTATGCTCGATCACAAGATTCCCTTAGACTGCATACATCACATACCTGCATTAAATTCAAACAAGTAAACCAAGGAATATTATATTAATACATAGTAATTCACTCAACGCTAGAGACAGTTATAAGTATGCTAGATCATATTTGCTGAGTTGCAAATAAGACGTCTTCTATACAGGAATAGTTGTATAAAGACCGTGTCCTGTTACTCCGAAGTACTCGTAATAGACAAGTAGCAAAACACCTTTGGCTAACACACTAGTCTTAGTAGTCAGCATTTTGCTGATTTTGCAATTATGATACTAGGTTGTTCAAATTCAAATTGATCAGGAGCTTACTGGACTTCACAGATAAAGCTTGGTTCACAACAGAAATCATAGAACACACCAATTTTAAGTTAAATATTAGGATATTTAAAATACAAATTTAGGAgacaaaaaaaattcaattttaagcGGAATTTTAGGAGCAAATTCATAATAACAACCTGCTGCTTATACACAAATTATGACTCTAAAGATATCAAATAAAGAAGACCTGAAAAGGTAACAAAAACGGAgtgaaatatttcttataaaggACTTACATTTTTTTCCTCCAAACCTACGTACTCTCTAAGTCGTTTTGCTGAATTAACAACTTTCCGAACAAGTGTAGGACAACCAATCTCCACGACATTTTGAATATCATCTTTTGACAATGACCTACAAGGATTAAGCACAAGGAGAGGTGAGCCTATAAAACCAGCAAAAAGTATGTTGgggcaacaacaataataatcaccATTACAAACAAGCAGCAAAATTAAGAGCAATCCCTTCCCTTTCCCCCTCTTTCCCTTTCTTGATTCTCTTACCATTTGAAGAAACAAACGCCCCCTTAGAGTTA is a window encoding:
- the LOC141595713 gene encoding zinc finger protein VAR3, chloroplastic-like is translated as MFLRTTTPHSLFHFTAKPSIPKPLIFSRVCTTSATVSPQSLSSPSPPPPHPWPEWVSFVDRLKSRGYFPNSSSGDGVDELVYGDVKLLKNPCLSFARDRFDVFKSLSKDDIQNVVEIGCPTLVRKVVNSAKRLREYVGLEEKNVCDVCSLRESCDRAYLKPNDSSLVGTVDIMRLLLLYALNPMVISEAVRTTSNEQAESSVRRLLSMLMDLSEAPKSPVTEEIPYKKEKIVNSTATVVSQAIATRKQDWVCPKCKYLNYARNTQCRNCVEDVPKKKESVHIELKKGDWNCPQCGSLNFSRRTVCFQCTTTRPPESLNPGEWVCSRCNFLNFRRNVKCLKCETEPVKEAASEDNHLWIKPVSRQMS